In the genome of Streptococcus mitis, one region contains:
- the scpB gene encoding segregation/condensation protein B (functions during chromosome segregation; may form a condensin-like structure with SMC and ScpA; forms a homodimer) codes for MSTVAKIEALLFVAGEDGIRVRQLAELLSLPPTGIQQSLEKLVQKYEKDPDSSLALIETGGAYRLVTKPQFAEILKEYSKAPINQSLSRAALETLSIIAYKQPITRIEIDAIRGVNSSGALAKLQAFDLIKEDGKKEVLGRPNLYVTTDYFLDYMGINHLEELPVIDELEIQAQESQLFGERIEEDENQ; via the coding sequence ATGAGTACTGTAGCAAAAATAGAAGCGCTCTTGTTTGTAGCGGGTGAAGATGGGATTAGAGTCCGCCAGTTAGCTGAACTCCTCTCTCTGCCACCAACAGGCATCCAGCAGAGTTTAGAAAAATTAGTCCAGAAGTATGAAAAGGATCCAGATTCCAGTTTGGCTCTGATTGAGACAGGTGGTGCTTATAGATTGGTGACCAAGCCTCAATTTGCAGAGATTTTGAAGGAATACTCTAAGGCACCTATCAACCAGAGTTTATCTCGGGCTGCCCTTGAGACCTTGTCCATCATTGCCTATAAGCAGCCCATTACGCGGATCGAAATTGATGCCATCCGTGGGGTCAACTCGAGTGGGGCATTGGCAAAGTTGCAGGCTTTTGACCTGATAAAGGAAGACGGGAAAAAAGAAGTGTTGGGGCGCCCTAACCTCTATGTGACTACGGATTATTTCCTAGATTACATGGGGATAAATCATTTAGAAGAATTACCAGTGATTGATGAGCTTGAGATTCAAGCCCAAGAAAGCCAATTATTTGGTGAAAGGATAGAAGAAGATGAGAATCAATAA
- the scpA gene encoding segregation/condensation protein A (functions during chromosome segregation; may form a condensin-like structure with SMC and ScpB), producing the protein MDIKLKDFEGPLDLLLHLVSKYQMDIYDVPITEVIEQYLAYVSTLQAMRLEVTGEYMVMASQLMLIKSRKLLPKVAEVTDLEDDLEQDLLSQIEEYRKFKLLGEHLEAKHQERAQYYSKAPTELIYEDAELVHDKTTIDLFLAFSNILAKKKEEFAQNHTTILRDEYKIEDMMLIVKESLTGRNQLRLQDLFKEAQNVQEVITLFLATLELIKTQELTLVQNESFGDIYLMEKKEESQVAQS; encoded by the coding sequence ATGGATATTAAATTAAAAGATTTTGAAGGGCCCCTGGACTTGCTCTTGCACCTGGTTTCTAAGTACCAGATGGATATCTACGATGTGCCTATTACGGAAGTTATCGAACAGTATTTAGCCTATGTCTCAACCCTTCAGGCCATGCGTCTGGAAGTGACGGGGGAGTACATGGTTATGGCCAGTCAGCTCATGCTGATCAAGAGCCGCAAACTACTTCCAAAGGTAGCAGAAGTGACAGATTTGGAAGATGATCTGGAGCAGGATCTTCTCTCTCAAATCGAAGAATACCGCAAGTTCAAGCTCTTGGGTGAACACTTGGAAGCCAAGCACCAAGAACGTGCCCAGTATTATTCCAAAGCGCCGACAGAGTTGATTTACGAAGATGCGGAGCTCGTGCATGACAAGACGACCATTGACCTCTTTTTAGCTTTTTCAAATATCCTAGCCAAGAAAAAAGAGGAGTTTGCACAAAATCACACGACTATCTTGCGAGATGAGTATAAGATTGAGGACATGATGCTTATCGTGAAAGAGTCCTTGACTGGACGAAATCAATTGCGCTTGCAGGATTTGTTCAAGGAAGCCCAGAATGTCCAAGAGGTCATCACCCTCTTTTTGGCAACCTTGGAGTTAATCAAAACTCAGGAGTTAACTCTAGTGCAGAATGAGAGTTTTGGGGATATCTATCTCATGGAAAAGAAGGAAGAAAGTCAAGTGGCCCAAAGCTAG
- a CDS encoding pseudouridine synthase produces MRINKYIAHAGVASRRKAEELIKQGLVTVNGQVVRELATTIKSGDKVEVEGQPIYNEEKVYYLLNKPRGVISSVTDDKGRKTVVDLLPNVKERIYPVGRLDWDTSGVLILTNDGDFTDEMIHPRNEIDKVYVARVKGVANKDNLRPLTRGLEIDGKKTKPAVYEILKVDPVKNRSVVQLTIHEGRNHQVKKMFEAVGLQVDKLSRTRFGHLDLTGLRSGESRRLNKKEISQLHTMAVTKK; encoded by the coding sequence ATGAGAATCAATAAGTATATTGCCCACGCAGGTGTGGCCAGTAGGAGAAAAGCAGAAGAGCTGATCAAGCAAGGCTTGGTGACGGTGAATGGCCAAGTAGTGCGTGAATTAGCAACGACCATCAAGTCAGGCGACAAGGTCGAAGTGGAAGGTCAACCTATCTACAACGAAGAAAAGGTTTATTATCTGCTTAACAAACCACGAGGTGTCATTTCCAGTGTGACAGATGACAAGGGCCGCAAGACTGTTGTTGACCTCTTGCCCAACGTGAAGGAGCGTATCTACCCTGTAGGTCGTTTGGACTGGGACACATCAGGTGTCTTGATTTTGACTAATGACGGGGATTTTACGGATGAGATGATTCACCCTCGTAATGAGATTGACAAGGTCTATGTCGCGCGTGTTAAAGGTGTGGCCAATAAGGATAATCTCCGCCCCTTGACCCGTGGACTTGAGATTGATGGCAAGAAAACCAAGCCAGCTGTCTATGAGATTCTCAAAGTGGATCCAGTCAAAAACCGCTCTGTGGTACAGTTGACTATCCACGAAGGGCGTAACCATCAGGTTAAAAAGATGTTTGAAGCTGTCGGTCTCCAAGTAGACAAGTTGTCTCGGACCCGTTTTGGACATCTAGACTTGACAGGACTCCGTTCGGGAGAATCCCGTCGTCTTAATAAAAAAGAAATCAGCCAACTACACACCATGGCTGTAACCAAGAAATAA
- a CDS encoding metallophosphoesterase, which translates to MAKQTIIVMSDSHGDSLIVEEIRDRYVGKVDAVFHNGDSELRPDSPLWEGIRVVKGNMDFYAGYPERLATELGSTKIIQTHGHLFDINFNFQKLDYWAQEEEADICLYGHLHVPSAWMEGKTLFLNPGSISQPRGTIRECLYARVEIDDSYFKVDFLTRDHEVYPGLSKEFSR; encoded by the coding sequence ATGGCAAAGCAAACCATCATTGTAATGAGCGATTCTCATGGCGATAGCTTGATTGTGGAAGAAATCCGTGATCGCTATGTAGGCAAAGTTGACGCCGTTTTTCATAATGGCGATTCTGAACTGCGTCCTGATTCTCCACTTTGGGAGGGGATCCGCGTTGTTAAAGGGAATATGGATTTCTACGCCGGCTACCCAGAACGTTTGGCGACTGAGCTTGGTTCGACCAAGATTATCCAAACCCATGGTCACCTGTTTGACATTAATTTCAACTTTCAAAAGTTGGACTACTGGGCTCAGGAGGAAGAGGCCGATATCTGTCTCTACGGTCACTTGCATGTGCCAAGTGCTTGGATGGAAGGCAAGACCCTCTTTCTAAATCCAGGCTCTATCAGTCAACCACGTGGGACTATCAGAGAATGTCTCTATGCTCGTGTGGAGATTGATGACAGTTATTTTAAAGTGGACTTTTTGACACGAGATCATGAGGTGTATCCGGGCTTATCCAAGGAGTTTAGCCGATGA
- the xerD gene encoding recombinase XerD (site-specific tyrosine recombinase which cuts and rejoins DNA molecules; binds cooperatively to specific DNA consensus sites; forms a heterotetrameric complex with XerC; XerCD exhibit similar sequences; essential to convert chromosome dimers to monomers during cell division and functions during plasmid segregation; cell division protein FtsK may regulate the XerCD complex; enzyme from Streptococcus group has unusual active site motifs), producing the protein MQMRDRISAFLEEKQGLSVNSKQSYKYDLEQLLDIVGKQISETSLKIYQAQLANLKISAQKRKISACNQFLYFLYQKGEVDSFYRLELAKQAEKRTEKPELLDLDSFWQESDYPEGRLLALLILEMGFLPSEILALKVEDINLDFQVLRIKKVSQQRIVTIPTTLLSELEPLMGQTYLFERAGKAYSRQWAFRQLEAFVKEKGFSTLSAQALREQFILRQIENKVDLYEIAKKLGLKTVLTLEKYR; encoded by the coding sequence ATGCAAATGAGAGATAGGATTTCAGCCTTTTTAGAGGAAAAGCAGGGCTTGTCTGTCAACTCAAAGCAGTCCTATAAGTATGATCTGGAGCAACTTTTAGATATTGTGGGCAAGCAGATTTCTGAGACCAGTCTCAAGATTTACCAAGCCCAGCTAGCCAATCTAAAAATTAGCGCCCAGAAGCGAAAGATTTCGGCCTGTAACCAATTTCTCTACTTTCTCTATCAAAAAGGAGAAGTGGACAGCTTTTACCGTCTGGAATTAGCCAAACAAGCTGAAAAGAGGACCGAGAAGCCAGAACTGTTAGACCTAGACTCTTTTTGGCAGGAAAGCGACTATCCAGAGGGCCGCTTGCTAGCGCTCTTAATCCTAGAAATGGGGTTCTTGCCGAGTGAGATTTTAGCTCTCAAGGTTGAGGATATCAATCTGGATTTTCAGGTGTTGCGAATCAAGAAGGTTTCCCAACAGAGGATTGTCACTATTCCCACGACCTTGCTTTCAGAATTGGAACCCTTGATGGGCCAGACCTATCTTTTTGAAAGGGCAGGGAAAGCCTATTCTCGTCAGTGGGCCTTTCGTCAGTTAGAAGCTTTTGTCAAGGAGAAAGGTTTCTCAACCTTATCCGCTCAAGCCTTGCGGGAACAGTTCATTCTAAGACAAATAGAAAACAAGGTCGATTTGTACGAAATTGCAAAAAAATTAGGATTAAAAACAGTCCTGACCTTAGAAAAATATAGATAA
- a CDS encoding membrane protein insertion efficiency factor YidD has translation MKRILIAPVRFYQRFISPAFPPSCRFEPTCSNYMIQAIEKHGFKGVLMGLARILRCHPWSKTGKDPVPDHFTLKRNSK, from the coding sequence ATGAAACGAATTTTAATAGCGCCTGTGCGCTTTTACCAACGGTTTATCTCACCAGCCTTTCCACCCTCTTGTCGCTTTGAGCCGACTTGTTCCAACTACATGATTCAGGCTATTGAAAAACATGGCTTCAAGGGTGTTTTGATGGGCTTGGCTCGGATTTTACGTTGCCATCCCTGGTCGAAAACAGGCAAGGATCCCGTCCCAGACCATTTTACTTTGAAAAGAAATTCAAAGTAA